The following proteins are encoded in a genomic region of Thiomicrospira sp. R3:
- a CDS encoding SPOR domain-containing protein, with amino-acid sequence MARDLRHGPAPKFEFQRRSQQMLAEQETRERRKLPFTGKIGLFFLSLVTAFLIISHFIQQFQQRASESSQASEVYQPQVADKKLEPLKPAVVEPLPKGLPVGLDAKSVEAPALNYSFYTELPQMEVVVDVEPLPIVLPEPMWIQAGSFRDLAQAQREQRRLSTEARQMLISPIDTQNGRFYRMMLGPFTDRLALNQQRNALRRLGADTRVVKAPANTLPLE; translated from the coding sequence ATGGCGCGTGACCTTCGGCATGGGCCAGCGCCCAAGTTTGAGTTTCAGCGTCGTTCGCAACAAATGTTGGCTGAGCAAGAAACCCGTGAGCGGCGTAAGCTGCCGTTTACCGGCAAGATAGGTTTGTTTTTTTTAAGCTTAGTGACCGCGTTTTTAATTATCAGCCATTTTATTCAGCAGTTTCAGCAGCGCGCTAGCGAATCGTCTCAGGCGAGTGAGGTTTATCAGCCACAGGTGGCGGATAAGAAACTTGAGCCGTTAAAGCCAGCTGTGGTTGAGCCATTGCCAAAGGGGTTGCCTGTAGGCCTAGATGCTAAATCGGTGGAAGCGCCCGCGTTAAACTACAGTTTTTATACGGAGCTTCCTCAAATGGAGGTGGTGGTTGATGTTGAGCCTTTGCCTATTGTTTTGCCTGAACCCATGTGGATTCAAGCCGGTTCGTTTCGTGATTTGGCTCAAGCGCAGCGGGAGCAGAGACGTTTATCTACTGAAGCCCGACAAATGTTGATTTCGCCAATAGATACCCAGAATGGTCGTTTTTATCGGATGATGCTGGGGCCGTTTACCGATCGATTAGCGTTAAATCAGCAGCGTAATGCGTTAAGGCGTCTAGGCGCAGATACGCGTGTTGTTAAAGCGCCTGCAAATACCTTGCCGTTAGAGTAA
- the argS gene encoding arginine--tRNA ligase, with translation MKTKLNQVLIDVIDQLKNQGVIPTEQVVRVQVDATKDKAHGDFATNLAMMLAKPAAMAPRDLAAKMIALLPQDSVITKVEMAGPGFINFFVADEAKFGVVKTVLEQQACFGQTSVGQGRSVLVEFVSANPTGPLHVGHGRGAAYGASLANLLAFAGFDVTREYYVNDAGRQMDILATSVWLRYLEICGETFAFPSNGYKGDYIYAISRQLFDQRGDGLRKPVFEVFAGIRADEGEQGGDKEQHVDDLIARAKALLGATDYELVFGLVLRDILTDIEEDLAGFGVTFDNWFSERSLMHTGVVDAALEKLQKSGKVYELNGALWFRSTDYGDEKDRVVVRENGLKTYFASDIAYHFNKLERGYETLIDIWGADHHGYISRVKAAMQAMDTNPDALEVQLVQFAILYRGGERAQMSTRSGEFVTLRELREEVGSDAARFFYVARKSEQHMDFDLDLAKSKSNENPVYYIQYAHARICNVMNQLEPKGYQLDLSQGLASLDLLVETHETDLASKIAQFPELVSRAALAREPHQIAYYLKELAHGLHSYYNASQFIVEEDALRNARLVLISAVGQVLKNGLAIIGVSAPESM, from the coding sequence ATGAAAACCAAATTAAACCAAGTTTTAATTGATGTCATTGATCAGCTAAAGAATCAGGGCGTGATTCCCACAGAGCAGGTCGTTCGTGTGCAGGTTGATGCCACCAAAGATAAAGCGCATGGTGATTTTGCGACCAATTTGGCGATGATGCTTGCCAAGCCAGCTGCTATGGCTCCGCGTGATTTAGCCGCAAAAATGATCGCATTACTCCCTCAGGACTCGGTGATTACAAAGGTTGAAATGGCAGGGCCGGGTTTTATTAATTTCTTTGTCGCTGATGAGGCTAAGTTTGGTGTTGTGAAGACGGTGCTAGAGCAGCAAGCCTGTTTTGGTCAGACGTCGGTTGGGCAAGGGCGCTCAGTCTTGGTCGAATTTGTTTCAGCAAACCCAACCGGGCCGCTGCATGTGGGACATGGTCGCGGTGCGGCTTATGGCGCAAGTTTAGCTAACCTCTTGGCTTTTGCTGGTTTTGATGTAACACGCGAATACTATGTTAATGATGCAGGCCGTCAAATGGATATTTTGGCGACGTCTGTTTGGTTACGTTATTTGGAAATTTGTGGTGAAACCTTTGCTTTCCCCAGTAATGGTTATAAGGGAGATTATATTTATGCCATTTCGCGTCAGCTTTTTGATCAGCGCGGTGATGGTTTGCGTAAGCCTGTTTTTGAAGTCTTTGCCGGTATTAGGGCGGATGAAGGCGAGCAGGGGGGCGACAAAGAGCAGCATGTTGATGATTTAATTGCGCGCGCCAAGGCGTTGTTGGGTGCAACCGATTATGAGCTGGTTTTTGGTTTGGTCTTGAGGGATATTTTGACCGATATTGAAGAAGATTTAGCTGGATTTGGCGTTACGTTTGATAATTGGTTTTCTGAACGATCATTAATGCATACGGGGGTGGTTGATGCAGCATTGGAAAAGTTGCAAAAATCCGGCAAAGTCTACGAACTTAATGGGGCGCTGTGGTTCCGCTCAACCGATTATGGTGATGAAAAAGACCGCGTGGTTGTTCGAGAGAATGGCTTGAAAACCTATTTTGCTTCAGATATTGCCTACCACTTTAACAAGTTAGAAAGGGGTTATGAAACCCTAATTGATATTTGGGGTGCGGATCATCATGGCTATATCTCTCGTGTAAAGGCGGCGATGCAGGCGATGGACACCAATCCGGATGCACTGGAAGTTCAGCTAGTCCAGTTTGCTATTTTATATCGCGGCGGTGAACGTGCTCAAATGTCAACGCGAAGCGGGGAGTTTGTAACGTTACGCGAGTTGCGTGAAGAGGTGGGTTCAGATGCGGCGCGCTTTTTTTATGTAGCCCGAAAATCTGAGCAACATATGGATTTTGATTTGGATTTAGCTAAGTCGAAGTCAAATGAAAACCCCGTTTATTATATTCAGTATGCCCATGCACGTATTTGTAATGTAATGAACCAATTAGAACCTAAAGGTTATCAACTTGACTTGTCACAAGGCTTGGCTAGCCTAGACTTGTTGGTCGAAACGCATGAAACCGATTTGGCTTCAAAAATTGCCCAGTTCCCTGAGTTAGTAAGTCGTGCAGCTCTTGCGCGTGAACCTCATCAAATTGCGTATTATTTAAAAGAGTTGGCGCATGGTTTACATAGCTACTATAACGCTTCGCAGTTTATCGTTGAAGAGGATGCCTTACGTAATGCGCGTTTGGTTCTGATTAGTGCTGTTGGGCAGGTGCTTAAAAACGGCTTGGCGATCATTGGCGTAAGTGCGCCAGAGTCCATGTAA
- the topA gene encoding type I DNA topoisomerase — translation MKNLVIVESPAKAKTIEQYLGKDFTVRSSFGHIRDLSKKGMGIDIANGFTPSYEISPDKKKTVTELRKLAKEAEAVWLATDEDREGEAIAWHLAQALKLDVKTTKRIVFHEITKNAITQAVAQPRTIDLNLVDAQQARRILDRVVGFELSPVLWKKIRTGLSAGRVQSVAVRLIVEREREVDAFNAQASFKIQGLLQPINEQGELGEAFSVKRNAGFETEQQAQDYLNALLAADLSVVDLEQKPAKRSPKAPFTTSTLQQEASQKLGFSVKQTMVIAQRLYESGKITYMRTDSVNLSETAIDQAKSVVTKDFGAKFSHPRRYKTKKADAQEAHEAIRPTDFSVRDVGGERNEQRLYQLIWRRTMASQMADAELLRTTVTVGISSMSNENLIAKGEMVTFEGFLKVYNLDGSKDDDVLLPAMQVGQGLSLFEMQAKQSFSRPPARYNEASLVRTLEEMGIGRPSTYAPTIDTIQQRGYVVKEDREGTPRDVRQLTLKDGQVSAETLSEMAGSEKNKLFPTDIAGVVNDFLVKNFGEVLDYQFTAKVEQEFDQIAEGNQAWQQMLGDFYTKFHPKVEDAETLSREQAGQSRLLGTDPKTGKPLLVKIGRFGPFVQLGEGEEDDKPTFASLTPGQKMDTIKLEEALELFKLPRTLGEMPEDFMATAADGSVFGVKQGQVLIAKQGPFGPYLEYGEKLFAPIKGYDPLSITLDEAVMMVEAKVQADADKIVRSFAGTDIKVLNGRWGPYITDTSTKVIAKIAKAEDPMDLTLEECQKRLAEAPPPKKRGRAAAKKPVAKKTVKKKAPAKKTAVK, via the coding sequence ATGAAAAACTTGGTGATTGTCGAGTCGCCTGCAAAGGCAAAAACGATTGAACAATATTTAGGCAAAGACTTTACCGTGCGTTCGAGTTTTGGTCACATTCGTGATCTCAGCAAAAAAGGCATGGGGATTGATATTGCCAATGGCTTTACGCCCAGCTATGAAATTTCACCGGACAAAAAGAAAACCGTAACCGAGCTGCGCAAGCTGGCCAAAGAAGCCGAGGCCGTATGGTTGGCGACGGACGAGGACCGCGAAGGGGAAGCGATTGCTTGGCATTTAGCCCAAGCCCTCAAGCTAGATGTTAAAACCACCAAACGGATTGTGTTTCATGAAATCACAAAAAACGCGATTACTCAGGCGGTAGCCCAGCCGCGTACGATCGATTTAAACCTGGTCGATGCCCAGCAAGCACGCCGTATTTTGGACCGTGTGGTTGGTTTTGAGCTTTCACCCGTGTTATGGAAGAAAATCCGCACTGGCTTGTCCGCTGGACGAGTGCAGTCGGTGGCGGTTCGTTTGATTGTTGAACGTGAACGAGAGGTTGATGCGTTTAATGCACAGGCTAGTTTTAAAATTCAAGGTCTGTTACAGCCGATTAACGAGCAGGGTGAGTTGGGTGAAGCCTTTAGCGTCAAACGTAATGCCGGTTTTGAAACAGAGCAACAGGCACAAGATTATCTTAATGCGTTGCTAGCGGCCGACTTAAGTGTTGTTGATTTAGAGCAAAAACCGGCTAAACGCTCACCCAAGGCCCCATTTACCACCTCAACCCTACAGCAAGAAGCCTCACAAAAACTGGGTTTTTCAGTCAAGCAAACCATGGTCATTGCCCAGCGATTGTATGAATCCGGTAAGATCACTTATATGCGTACTGACTCGGTGAACTTGTCAGAAACCGCTATTGATCAAGCCAAGTCGGTGGTGACTAAAGACTTTGGTGCGAAATTTAGCCATCCACGGCGTTATAAAACTAAAAAAGCCGATGCTCAAGAGGCGCATGAAGCAATACGTCCGACCGATTTTTCGGTGCGTGATGTGGGCGGTGAACGCAATGAGCAACGTTTATATCAACTGATTTGGCGACGCACTATGGCATCACAAATGGCGGATGCAGAGCTGTTGCGCACCACTGTAACTGTGGGAATCAGTTCGATGTCGAACGAAAACCTAATTGCCAAAGGTGAAATGGTCACATTTGAAGGCTTTCTTAAGGTGTATAACCTTGATGGCAGCAAAGATGACGATGTGTTGCTACCTGCGATGCAGGTCGGTCAGGGGCTGAGTCTGTTTGAAATGCAAGCCAAGCAAAGTTTTAGTCGCCCACCCGCCCGTTATAACGAAGCCAGCCTCGTGCGTACGCTTGAAGAAATGGGTATTGGGCGTCCGTCCACCTATGCGCCGACCATTGATACCATTCAACAGCGTGGCTATGTGGTAAAAGAAGACCGGGAAGGTACGCCGCGTGATGTGCGCCAATTAACGCTCAAAGACGGTCAAGTAAGTGCTGAAACCCTGAGTGAAATGGCGGGTAGCGAAAAAAACAAGCTCTTCCCCACCGATATTGCTGGGGTGGTGAATGACTTTTTGGTCAAAAACTTTGGTGAAGTGCTAGATTATCAGTTTACCGCCAAAGTGGAGCAGGAGTTTGACCAGATTGCCGAGGGCAACCAGGCCTGGCAACAAATGTTGGGTGACTTTTATACTAAATTCCACCCAAAGGTTGAGGATGCTGAAACCTTGTCGCGTGAACAAGCAGGCCAGTCACGTTTGCTAGGTACTGACCCGAAAACAGGCAAACCCCTGCTGGTTAAAATTGGTCGTTTTGGTCCGTTTGTACAGCTGGGGGAGGGCGAAGAAGATGACAAACCGACCTTTGCCAGTCTTACGCCTGGGCAGAAGATGGACACGATTAAACTTGAAGAGGCCTTGGAGCTGTTTAAACTGCCGCGCACGCTTGGTGAAATGCCTGAAGATTTTATGGCTACAGCGGCGGACGGTTCGGTGTTCGGTGTTAAGCAAGGTCAGGTGTTGATTGCTAAGCAAGGGCCGTTTGGTCCTTATTTGGAGTATGGTGAAAAACTGTTTGCGCCGATTAAGGGCTATGACCCCTTGAGCATTACGCTCGATGAAGCGGTGATGATGGTCGAAGCCAAGGTTCAAGCCGATGCCGATAAAATCGTGCGCAGCTTTGCTGGCACGGATATCAAGGTGTTAAACGGTCGTTGGGGTCCTTATATCACCGATACCAGCACCAAAGTGATTGCTAAAATAGCCAAAGCTGAAGACCCGATGGACTTAACGCTAGAAGAATGTCAAAAACGCCTCGCCGAAGCACCGCCGCCGAAAAAACGTGGCCGCGCCGCTGCTAAAAAGCCAGTCGCTAAAAAAACGGTTAAAAAGAAAGCGCCCGCTAAAAAGACAGCGGTGAAATAA
- the dprA gene encoding DNA-processing protein DprA, giving the protein MKQIADKPCLSDWLRLHHAFLSAKQLARLQQHFGDLASALTAKPADWLQVERFGDKLVNGVFKQDPGLVERALDWAQQPNHHIITLDDAAYPALLREVADPPILLYVRGDLSLLGAPQLAVVGSRHASRQGLIIAQEFSRYLSNIGLAITSGLAHGIDGAAHRGGLQGIGKTLAVIGTGIDRIYPAANQKLARDIAEQGAIVSEYPLQTRPLAQNFPRRNRIISGMATGTLVVEAALKSGSLITARQAMEQGREVFAIPGSINNSLAKGCHQLIKQGAKLVETAQDILEELAPLIAFSLQAEQQASVQHQLKNSADQTQLEDKNFEENRHPLLDLIEFEPIGLDELVVLSKLPASEVQAQMMMLEIEGLVEPLSAARWQRLK; this is encoded by the coding sequence ATGAAGCAAATTGCCGATAAGCCCTGCTTAAGCGATTGGTTGCGTTTGCACCATGCGTTTTTAAGCGCCAAACAACTTGCCCGATTGCAGCAGCATTTCGGTGATTTAGCCAGTGCGCTGACCGCCAAGCCTGCTGATTGGTTGCAAGTTGAACGTTTTGGCGACAAGTTGGTGAATGGCGTATTCAAGCAAGACCCTGGGTTGGTTGAGAGGGCATTGGATTGGGCACAGCAGCCAAATCATCACATTATTACGCTCGATGATGCGGCTTATCCCGCTTTATTGCGTGAAGTTGCTGATCCACCTATTTTATTATATGTTCGTGGTGACTTGAGTTTGCTTGGGGCGCCGCAGCTTGCAGTGGTGGGCAGTAGACATGCGTCACGTCAAGGGCTAATCATTGCGCAAGAGTTCAGTCGCTACTTGTCTAATATCGGTTTAGCCATAACCAGTGGGTTGGCGCATGGCATTGATGGCGCAGCTCATCGCGGCGGTTTGCAAGGCATTGGCAAAACGCTGGCGGTGATCGGTACCGGCATTGATCGTATTTATCCAGCGGCGAACCAAAAGCTCGCGCGTGATATTGCCGAGCAGGGGGCGATCGTATCGGAGTATCCTCTGCAAACCCGCCCCTTGGCACAGAACTTTCCACGCCGTAACCGTATTATCAGCGGCATGGCAACCGGAACCTTGGTGGTAGAGGCGGCACTGAAAAGTGGTTCGTTGATTACCGCACGCCAAGCGATGGAGCAAGGCCGTGAGGTGTTTGCGATTCCCGGTTCAATCAATAATTCACTCGCTAAAGGCTGTCATCAGCTGATTAAACAAGGTGCAAAGTTAGTCGAAACCGCACAGGATATTTTAGAAGAGCTTGCGCCTTTAATTGCGTTTAGTTTACAGGCAGAGCAGCAGGCGTCTGTTCAGCATCAGCTCAAAAATTCAGCCGATCAAACTCAGCTCGAAGATAAGAATTTTGAGGAAAATCGCCATCCTCTGCTTGATTTAATCGAGTTTGAGCCGATTGGCCTTGATGAGTTGGTGGTGTTAAGTAAACTTCCCGCTTCTGAGGTGCAGGCGCAAATGATGATGCTTGAAATTGAGGGCTTGGTTGAACCCTTATCAGCCGCCAGATGGCAGCGTTTAAAATAA
- the def gene encoding peptide deformylase has protein sequence MQTLDLVLFPNQGLREICAPVTEMTDELDRLIDDMFYTMYDAPGIGLAAPQIAVQQRVIVMDVSEKKDQPIALINPKIVRTAGQITWEEGCLSLPDIYAKVDRPSDILVRGMNRDGKQIEMEASDLLAICIQHEIDHLNGKLFVDHLSPLKRTRLLQKFKKLQAEKAER, from the coding sequence ATGCAAACACTTGATCTTGTCCTGTTCCCTAACCAAGGACTGCGCGAAATCTGCGCTCCTGTAACCGAAATGACCGATGAATTGGATCGGTTAATTGATGATATGTTTTACACCATGTACGATGCACCGGGCATTGGTTTGGCAGCACCGCAAATTGCCGTACAGCAACGCGTGATTGTGATGGATGTATCGGAAAAAAAAGACCAGCCGATTGCGCTAATTAACCCTAAAATAGTGCGCACTGCAGGGCAAATCACTTGGGAAGAAGGCTGTCTATCCTTGCCCGATATTTATGCCAAGGTAGACCGACCGAGTGATATTCTGGTACGCGGCATGAACCGTGATGGCAAGCAAATTGAAATGGAAGCCAGTGATCTACTCGCGATTTGCATTCAACATGAAATTGACCATCTAAATGGCAAGCTGTTCGTTGATCATTTATCACCCTTAAAACGAACACGATTACTACAAAAATTTAAAAAACTGCAAGCTGAAAAAGCGGAGCGTTAA
- the fmt gene encoding methionyl-tRNA formyltransferase encodes MSYRIIFAGTPEFSVAPLQALLDSEHQVIAVYTQPDRPAGRGRKLTASPVKQLALANEIPVFQPESLKTPKAQAEFAALNADIMVVVAYGLILPQAVLDTPKLGCLNIHASLLPRWRGAAPIQRAIEAGDAETGITIMQMDAGLDTGAMLLKTYCPITPADTAQTLHDQLASQGAQAIVDTLNQLEQLQAEPQDNHQACYAAKLSKAEAKIDWSQSAAAIQRRIQAFNPWPMAFCEFDAQPLRILAAQALEGPKHDKVGEVILLEKSGIYVSCAQGLLRITQVQPAGKKPMCAYDFALSRHLVGQVLK; translated from the coding sequence ATGAGTTATCGGATTATATTTGCCGGCACACCCGAGTTTTCGGTTGCGCCGTTACAAGCCCTGCTTGATTCAGAGCATCAGGTCATCGCGGTTTACACCCAACCCGACCGCCCAGCGGGGCGTGGTCGTAAATTGACCGCTAGCCCAGTCAAGCAATTGGCGCTGGCCAACGAGATTCCGGTTTTTCAGCCAGAAAGCCTGAAAACACCCAAAGCCCAAGCCGAGTTTGCCGCACTGAATGCCGATATCATGGTGGTGGTGGCGTATGGCTTGATTTTACCCCAAGCGGTACTCGACACCCCCAAACTGGGTTGTTTGAATATTCATGCTTCCTTGTTACCGCGATGGCGGGGTGCGGCGCCGATTCAACGGGCGATTGAAGCCGGTGATGCTGAAACTGGGATTACCATTATGCAAATGGATGCCGGGCTTGACACTGGCGCGATGCTACTCAAAACCTATTGCCCCATTACCCCTGCTGACACAGCGCAAACCTTACATGACCAGCTAGCCTCTCAGGGCGCTCAAGCGATTGTTGACACGCTCAATCAACTCGAACAACTGCAAGCAGAACCCCAAGATAACCACCAGGCCTGCTATGCGGCTAAGCTGTCAAAAGCTGAAGCCAAAATAGATTGGTCACAATCAGCGGCCGCGATCCAACGCCGCATTCAAGCCTTTAATCCTTGGCCGATGGCATTTTGTGAGTTTGACGCTCAGCCCTTGCGCATTCTTGCCGCCCAAGCCCTTGAGGGTCCTAAGCATGACAAGGTGGGTGAGGTCATTTTGCTTGAAAAATCGGGGATATATGTCAGCTGCGCTCAAGGTTTATTGCGCATCACCCAAGTTCAGCCCGCTGGCAAAAAACCCATGTGCGCCTATGATTTTGCCTTATCTCGCCACCTAGTGGGCCAGGTATTAAAATGA
- the rsmB gene encoding 16S rRNA (cytosine(967)-C(5))-methyltransferase RsmB codes for MSQQSAANPRMVALKGLLAVVKQGQSLSRALAFANLPERRDRAFVQHLVFGCLRWYDRLVAIRALLISKPLKAKDEDINLLVLMALYQILYMDTAEHAAVSETVNLSQKLKKPWARGLLNGVLREFLRERAALLAKLPNSLEIQTAHPSWLIKQLQHAYPQQIEQLLNQNNQPAPLCLRVNERVQSRETLLAKLDEAGVEAQAHPLSPVGIQLAQPLDITQLPSFEEGGFSVQDIAAQQAALILQPQAGMRILDACAAPGGKTAHLLEACDNQVGLLALEKEPDRLARLQQNLQRLQLDAQTQVADAGELASWWDGELFDQILLDAPCSATGIIRRHPDIKRHRRPDDIASLAQTQAWLLDQLWQTLKPGGQLLYATCSVLPQENSEQVAAFLARTPDALHQALAVDWGIGEIGRQILPGEQEMDGFYYALIQKRPTKP; via the coding sequence ATGAGCCAACAATCCGCTGCCAATCCTCGTATGGTCGCGCTTAAAGGCTTGCTGGCGGTGGTTAAACAAGGTCAATCCTTGAGTCGGGCTTTAGCGTTTGCCAATCTCCCTGAGCGCCGGGATCGTGCGTTTGTGCAGCACTTAGTGTTTGGCTGCTTACGTTGGTATGATCGCTTGGTGGCGATTCGCGCTTTATTGATTAGCAAGCCGCTGAAAGCTAAGGACGAAGACATCAACCTGTTGGTGCTCATGGCGCTTTACCAAATCCTGTATATGGACACCGCCGAACATGCCGCGGTATCTGAAACCGTCAATCTCAGTCAAAAACTAAAAAAGCCCTGGGCGCGTGGACTGCTCAATGGCGTATTGCGTGAATTTTTACGCGAGCGAGCGGCTTTGCTCGCTAAATTACCTAACAGCCTTGAAATACAAACCGCCCACCCAAGCTGGCTGATAAAGCAGCTTCAACACGCCTATCCACAACAGATTGAGCAACTCCTAAACCAAAACAACCAACCCGCTCCGCTCTGCTTGCGGGTGAATGAGCGGGTGCAAAGCCGCGAAACCCTCCTCGCTAAGCTCGATGAAGCAGGCGTTGAAGCCCAAGCTCACCCACTCAGCCCGGTCGGGATTCAATTGGCTCAGCCCCTCGACATCACCCAGCTGCCGAGTTTTGAGGAAGGCGGTTTTAGTGTGCAAGATATCGCCGCACAACAAGCTGCGCTGATTCTACAGCCACAAGCGGGGATGCGGATTTTAGATGCTTGCGCCGCCCCAGGTGGAAAAACGGCGCATTTATTAGAGGCCTGCGACAACCAGGTCGGGTTGTTAGCGCTAGAAAAAGAGCCTGATCGCCTGGCGCGTTTGCAACAAAATCTGCAACGCTTGCAACTCGACGCCCAAACACAGGTGGCCGATGCGGGTGAATTAGCCAGCTGGTGGGATGGCGAATTATTCGATCAAATCCTACTCGATGCCCCCTGCTCCGCGACCGGCATTATCCGCCGCCATCCTGACATTAAACGCCATCGTCGGCCGGATGATATTGCCAGTCTCGCCCAAACCCAGGCCTGGTTACTGGATCAGCTTTGGCAAACACTCAAGCCCGGCGGCCAATTGCTCTATGCCACCTGCTCAGTGTTACCACAAGAAAATAGCGAACAGGTCGCGGCATTTTTGGCCCGCACCCCCGATGCACTGCATCAAGCGCTCGCGGTAGACTGGGGAATCGGCGAGATCGGGCGTCAAATCCTGCCTGGCGAACAGGAGATGGATGGCTTTTATTACGCATTAATACAAAAGCGTCCAACAAAACCATGA
- a CDS encoding DUF4390 domain-containing protein, with translation MKITWLGFMLLLMPYQAWSTSEHPSLSHSIVGQQLVMHGQIEVALPEEVRQAIEHEIPIRFKTHIQLNQRNQFLFFRTRSQVLDITYSTELSYSHFYKRYTLHNLRNQNRLHFLSLEDALHTLGRFEDFSLVDVNHLHAGLHYTLQVKIDLDWLKLPAPLISHALFNQSWFYSTGWLEQKILFGTGR, from the coding sequence ATGAAAATCACCTGGTTAGGTTTTATGCTATTGTTAATGCCCTACCAGGCCTGGTCAACGTCGGAACACCCCTCGCTTAGCCATAGCATTGTCGGACAACAACTCGTGATGCACGGACAAATTGAGGTGGCTCTTCCCGAAGAAGTCCGCCAAGCGATTGAACATGAAATCCCGATTAGGTTTAAAACACACATCCAACTCAACCAACGCAATCAATTTCTATTTTTTCGAACTCGCAGCCAGGTGTTAGATATAACCTATAGTACCGAGTTAAGCTACTCCCACTTTTATAAACGCTATACGCTACACAATCTACGCAATCAAAATCGCTTGCATTTTCTAAGCCTTGAGGATGCGCTGCACACCTTGGGACGTTTTGAAGATTTCTCACTGGTTGATGTCAACCATCTTCATGCTGGCTTACACTATACTCTTCAAGTAAAAATAGACTTAGACTGGCTTAAACTTCCCGCACCGCTGATTAGCCACGCCTTATTTAACCAGTCCTGGTTCTATAGCACAGGCTGGTTAGAGCAGAAAATACTATTTGGAACAGGCCGATGA